In Massilia sp. METH4, the genomic window GGCGATCGACCGCATGGGCGTGCATCCCCTGACCTGGCAACTGGCCGGGGAAGTACTGCTGTTCGCCTCGTCGGCGGACGCGCTGATTCGCCATCCGCTGGCCGGCGCCGCGATCGACCCACAGGGCATCTACAACTACGTCTACTTCCACATGGTGCCGGCGCCCGGCACCGTGTACAAGGACCAGCAGCGGCTGCTTCCCGGCCATTATCTGCACTATCGCCAGGGACGGGTGGAGACCCGGCCGTACTGGCGCATGGCGTTCCAGGAAGACGGCAAGCGTTCCTTCGAGGAGCTGAAGGCCGACTTCCTCGCCCAGCTGAAGCACGGCGTGCGCGAGGCGGCGGCCGGGGCGAAGGTCGGCGCCTTCCTGTCCGGCGGCACCGACAGTTCGACGATCGCCGGCATGCTGTGCGATGTCGGCGGCGTGCCCGCCGAAACCTATTCGATCGGCTTCGCGGCCCAGGGCTACGACGAGATGGAATACGCGCGCATCGCATCGCGCCATTTCGGCACCCATCACCACGAGTACTACGTCACGCCCGACGACGTGGTGGCCGCCATTCCCGACGTGGCGGCCGTGTGCGACCAGCCGTTCGGCAACGCCTCGGCGGTTCCCGCCTTCTACTGCGCGCGGCTGGCAAGGAAGGATGGCGTGACGCGCATGCTGGGCGGCGACGGCGGCGACGAACTGTTCGGCGGCAACGAGCGCTACGCGAAGCAGCATGTGTTCGCCCGCTACGAGCAGGTGCCTTCCCTGTTCCGCAAGGCGCTGCTGGAGCCGGCCATCTTCAACTTCCCCGGCGGCGATCGCGTGACCTTGCTGCGCAAGGCGCGCAGCTACATCGAGCAGGCGTCGGTGGCGATGCCCGCGCGGCTGGAAACCTACAACCTGCTGGGCCGCTACGGCGCGCGCCAGGTGTTTACCGATGACTTCCTCGCGAGCGTCGATACCGGCCAGCCGCTTGCCGGGCTGGCGCAAACCTATGACGCGAGCGAGGCGAAGAGCCTGATCAACCGCATGCTGGCGCTGGACCTGAAGATCACGCTCGCCGACAACGACCTGCCGAAGGTGATGAAGGCTTGCGAGCTGGCCGGCGTCGAGGTGGCATTCCCGTTCCTGAACGACGCGATGGTGGCGTTCTCCGCGGGCCTGACGCCGCAGCAGAAGCTGAACGGCACGCAGTTGCGCTGGTTCTTCAAGGAGGCCCTGAAGGGCTTCCTGCCGCCCGAGATCATCACCAAGCAAAAGCACGGCTTCGGCCTGCCGTTCGGCGTGTGGCTGCAGCAGCACAAGGCGTTACAGCAGCTGGCGTCCGACAGCCTGACGGACCTGAAGGCGCGCGGCATCGTGCGCGGCGATTTCATCGGGCAGCTCACCGGCAAGCACCTGCTCGAACATGCCGGCTACCACGGCACCATGGTGTGGGTGCTGATGATGCTGGAACAGTGGTACCGCCAGCGCGCCGGAGCCTGACATGCGTACCCGGGTCTGCATCTCGATCGACACGGAGTTCTCCATCGGCGGAGCATTCAAGAGTCCGGACAAGCAGCCCGTCGCCGAACCGATGGTGTGGTGCGAGGTCGGCGGCCGCTCGCAGGGCCTGGGCTTTCTGCTCGACCAGTTCGAGCGCCACCGCATTCCCGCCACCTTCTTCGTCGAGGCGGCGCACCGCTACTTTTTCCGCGAGCAGGACCCGATGGGCGCGATCGCCCGGCGCATCGCCGCCCACGGCCACGAAGTGCAGTTGCACACGCATCCCTGCTGGTCGGTGTTCCAGCACGGCGACTGGTGGGAACGGGTACGGCGCGAACCGTTCCAGGACGAGTTCTTCGGCCGCGCCGTGGAAGATTCCGTGCGGCTGCTGCGCCAGGGCCAGCAGGCATTCGCGGAGTGGGGAATCCCCGCGCCGACGGTGTTCCGGCCCGGGAACATGCAGCATGATGATGCGCTGTTCGCCGCCATGGCCCGCTGCGGTATTGCCTACAGCTCCTGCGTCGGCCTGGCCGTATTCGACAGCAAGGACCCGCGCTACCGCCTGTACAGCGGCGTGCATCGGCGCCACGGCGTGCTGGAGATGCCGGTGCTGACGTTCCAGGACTGGCAGCTCGGCGGGCGCCGCCACTTGAAGACGTTGACGATCGCCGGCACCAGTTTCGATGAAACGCGCCTGCTGCTGGAGCGCGCGCACGAACAGCAGGTTCCGCTGGTCGTGCTGCTGACCCACCCGTTCGAATACGTGCAGCGGCGCGACGACAGCATGCGCACGGCACGCAGCAATGCGCTGCACCAGAATCGCCTGGCGCGGCTGTGCCGCTACCTGGACGACAACCGCGAGCGCTTTTTCCCGACCGGCATGGGCGAGGCCGGCAGCGCCCTGCAAGCGGCACCGGATGAACGCAACGTGCTGTTGCATGGCAGCGGCTGGCGCAGCATCCGCCGGCTCGCCGAGCAGGCAGTCTACGACCGCTACGGCAGCTGGGCATTGTCCCGGCAAGGAGTTCCGGCATGATCGCAACCCTGCACAATCGCCTGACTGCGCGTCTGACCGCGCGGTTGAATGCGCGCTTCGGCACCTGGCGCGGCCTGGTGCGGCTGCTGCTCGCCCAGGCCGAGCGGATCACCGGACGGCTGCGGCCGTTCGACCTGCACGACCCGCACGCGGTTCGCCGCGTGGTCTTCGTCTGCCTCGGCAATATCTGCCGCAGCGCCTATGCCGAACAGGTGGCGCGCGCCGCGGGCCTGAACGCGGCGTCGCTCGGCCTGTCGACCACGACCGGCGTCGGCTCGCCCGACCCCGCGCTGGCGGCGGCCGCGCGGCAGCAATTGCCGATGGACGCGCACCGCGCACGCGACTGGGAAGACTTCGCCGTGCAGCCGGGCGACCTGCTG contains:
- a CDS encoding asparagine synthase-related protein; this translates as MSGICGWIGHGAQDRGVIGRMAAPLARFDGSPVHEAEGSRCAAAVAGAGDVHRQEGLLIALWGHPVLRDPALAEQAAIRGPAAVLAAQRHLGPDRLCALLGGSFALCVLDERAGEAILAIDRMGVHPLTWQLAGEVLLFASSADALIRHPLAGAAIDPQGIYNYVYFHMVPAPGTVYKDQQRLLPGHYLHYRQGRVETRPYWRMAFQEDGKRSFEELKADFLAQLKHGVREAAAGAKVGAFLSGGTDSSTIAGMLCDVGGVPAETYSIGFAAQGYDEMEYARIASRHFGTHHHEYYVTPDDVVAAIPDVAAVCDQPFGNASAVPAFYCARLARKDGVTRMLGGDGGDELFGGNERYAKQHVFARYEQVPSLFRKALLEPAIFNFPGGDRVTLLRKARSYIEQASVAMPARLETYNLLGRYGARQVFTDDFLASVDTGQPLAGLAQTYDASEAKSLINRMLALDLKITLADNDLPKVMKACELAGVEVAFPFLNDAMVAFSAGLTPQQKLNGTQLRWFFKEALKGFLPPEIITKQKHGFGLPFGVWLQQHKALQQLASDSLTDLKARGIVRGDFIGQLTGKHLLEHAGYHGTMVWVLMMLEQWYRQRAGA
- a CDS encoding polysaccharide deacetylase family protein — translated: MRTRVCISIDTEFSIGGAFKSPDKQPVAEPMVWCEVGGRSQGLGFLLDQFERHRIPATFFVEAAHRYFFREQDPMGAIARRIAAHGHEVQLHTHPCWSVFQHGDWWERVRREPFQDEFFGRAVEDSVRLLRQGQQAFAEWGIPAPTVFRPGNMQHDDALFAAMARCGIAYSSCVGLAVFDSKDPRYRLYSGVHRRHGVLEMPVLTFQDWQLGGRRHLKTLTIAGTSFDETRLLLERAHEQQVPLVVLLTHPFEYVQRRDDSMRTARSNALHQNRLARLCRYLDDNRERFFPTGMGEAGSALQAAPDERNVLLHGSGWRSIRRLAEQAVYDRYGSWALSRQGVPA